Within Defluviitalea raffinosedens, the genomic segment ATTATTATTTTAAGTGGACACGAAGAATTTACTTTTGCCCAGGAGGCTATAAAAATAGGTGTTATGGAGTATCTCCTAAAGCCTATTAGCAGTGTGGAATTAATGAAAGTAGTTAAACAAGTTGCCCAGAAGATTATTAAAGAGAGAATGGAAAAGAGTAATTTTGAAAGATATAAAAAAGAGATGGAAGAAAATGAAGTTTATATTAAGCGACGTCTTTTTGAAGATATGATTCAGGGTTCTCTTTCCACCGCCCAGATTTTAGAGAGAAGTAAAGAGCTTGGTTTTGAAATGAGCGCACCATATTATCAAATTGTACTGTTTAAGTATAGTATTGGGGGCAAGGATGAAAATTTTTCTGATGAATTATTAGGGGTTGTCAAGGATTTAAAGGACATTAATTCCAAGTATCACCATATTGTGTTTTTTGATCGTGCCATTGAAGGGATTGCCTTGATTATAAAAGCAAATTCCCTGGAACAGCTGGAAGAGATCCGTAAGAAGTATTTTGATGAAATTAAATCATTATTTTCTAATCATCCTGAAATCAATTATTTTGGAGGTGTAGGCAGTCCTGTAAGCAGGCTAACACAGCTTAGAGAGTCTTATGAGAGTGCATCTTTGGCTTTTGCTCGCCGCTTTATTTTAGATGAAAATGCTATTATAAGCAGCGATGAACTTTCAGATTTGATTTATGAACAGGATAGCCCTACTATTAATGATTTTCAATTAGGTAATTTAGACATTAAAAGAGTGGATGGATTTTTAAGAAACGGTGAAGCCAGTGAGATTCAGTTTTTTGTTGAAGAATTTCTAAAAAGCATCAATAAAACAAGCAAAAAATCATTACTATTTAAGCAGTATATCTTTATGAATGTATATTTTACAGTGCTTAATTTTCTCAAGGAAATAGGAAGAGAAGAGGTTTTAACAGAAGAATCCTCTACCGGAATGAATGAGATGAAAGAAGTCCTTATGGATTTTCAAAAGGTGAAATCCTATATCACCCGTCTGCTCACTATAGCTATTGAGCAAAGGGATGTCATAAGAACAAAGCGTTATCATCGTATGATCGAACAAGCCAAAGAATACATTAATGAACATTATGCGGATGAAAATATATCTTTAAATGAAGTGGCGGCATATGTGAACATAAGTCCCAGTCATTTTAGTACAATTTTTAGTCGTGAAATGGGTAAAAGTTTTATACGATATTTAACGGATCTGCGTATGAATAAAGCTAAGGAATTATTGAAATGCTCGGATTTACGTTGCTCAGAAATCAGTATGGCAGTAGGTTATAAGGACCCCCATTATTTTTCATATCTTTTCAAAAAAGAGCAAAATTGCACGCCTAAACAGTATCGAAATATGAAGAAGGATGCCGTATAGTGCTTTATGGAGGTTGACGGAGTGAAGCCTTGGATTAGACATACATTCGGAAAGACCTTTGGGAATTTGAAATTGAATAGAAAGATCCAAATTTCTATTATGGTATGCATTATTCCACTTTTTATTCTTTTTATGATGATGTTTTTTAATATATCTAAAATGAATCGGGAATATAACCAGATTATAGCCAATGCTTCTGAAGCCGGGCGATTTAGTATTGATTTTAAAGAAGAATTTGATTACAAGATTTATTTGCTTATAGCAGGACACTCATCCTTTGAAGAGGAAGATCCCTACAGTACCATTAATGACGCAAGGGCTATTGCCTATGATCTTATTATAAATACCAACCTTAAAGAAAATAAACAGCGGGCAAAGACCATTTTAAAGCTGTTGGACAATCTTGAGAGGTATGTACAACGTATTGAACAAAATAAGATCGAGGGAGGGCACTATGATGATAACATCATTATATGGGAAAAGGATATTCAGATTGTTACAGCCCTTATTCAGTCCACAGTATTAGAATACACATATTATGAAACGAAAGCCATAGATCAGGTCAGATTAGAAACCTTGGAGAATTTCAGGCAAATTATCTTATATACTCTTATCATCTTTGGAATTGTTATGATTATTGAGATTGCTTTATCTATTATTATTCCAAATAGTATTGTTAAACCCATTCAGCATTTAAATGATGTTACCAAACAGGTCGCTAAGGGCGACCTTTCCGTTCGTGCCAAAGTTTTGCATGGAGCGGAGGTAAAAAGCTTGGGAGAATCCCTTAATATGATGATTGGAAGAATAGAGTATCTTTTAGATGCGGTGAAAACAGAGGAAAAAAACTTAAGGGAAGCAGAGCTTGAACTTTTGCAGGCTCAGATCAATCCACACTTTCTTTATAACACCCTGGATACGATTATTTGGCTGGCTGAATCGGGAAATCCCAAAGAGGTAGTGGATATGGTGAAGGCATTATCAGACTTCTTTCGTACGTCATTAAATCATGGCAACGGCATGTTTACCTTAAAAGAAGAGGAACGGCATGTAAAGAGCTATCTCCAGATTCAGCATGTGAGATACCAGGATATATTAGAGTATGAGATTGACTTACCTGATGATATTAAGGATGCCATCATACCCAAAATCACATTGCAGCCTATTGTTGAAAATGCCCTTTATCACGGAATAAAAAACCGCAGAGGCAAAGGAAAGATTAGTGTTACTGGAATGAGAGAAGGTAATGATGTTGTAATTTCTATTGCGGATAATGGCGCAGGGATGACACCTGAACAACTTAACAAAATCACCACTCTTTTAAATGAGGGACATGCAGGTGGAAAAGTTCAAAAGAAGATGGATTCCTATGGACTTTATAATGTTAATCAGCGGATCAAGCTTAAGTTTGGAAATAATTATGGCCTTTCTATCAGCAGCGTATATGGAGAGGGAACTTGTGTAAAAGTAAGAATTCCATTTGGAAATTCAATTCCATAAAAATTTCAAATAAAATCAAAAAAAAGTCAACTTAAAAATGAGTCAAGTGAAAATATTCAAATAAATACAAATGAATGTTAATTGATGCCAATTTGATGATTTTGTATAATTTGAATATAAACCTTAACTGGTGTGTAAAAAAGGATGGAGGATGGTAAAATGAAGACATTTAAAAAGTTTATTGCGTTAATGTTGACTGGTATGTTAATTACAGCATTAACGGCATGTGGAGGAAGCAAAACTACAGAAGCTCCAGCTACTGCTGATACACCAGCTGCTGAAGCTCCAGCTGCATCTGCACCTGCAGAAACAAAAGAAGACAAAGATCTAATTTATGTTGGATTTGTTCAAGTTGGTGCAGAATCTGACTGGCGTATGGCCAATACAAAATCCATGCAGGAAACTTTCACAGAAGAAAATGGATTCAAATTTGAAATGGTTGATGCGCAACAAAAAACAGATAAACAAATCACAGCAATCAGAGACTTCATTCAAAAAGATGTTGATTACATTGTTCTCGCTCCAAACACAGAAGCTGGTTGGGATACAGTTTT encodes:
- a CDS encoding sensor histidine kinase gives rise to the protein MKPWIRHTFGKTFGNLKLNRKIQISIMVCIIPLFILFMMMFFNISKMNREYNQIIANASEAGRFSIDFKEEFDYKIYLLIAGHSSFEEEDPYSTINDARAIAYDLIINTNLKENKQRAKTILKLLDNLERYVQRIEQNKIEGGHYDDNIIIWEKDIQIVTALIQSTVLEYTYYETKAIDQVRLETLENFRQIILYTLIIFGIVMIIEIALSIIIPNSIVKPIQHLNDVTKQVAKGDLSVRAKVLHGAEVKSLGESLNMMIGRIEYLLDAVKTEEKNLREAELELLQAQINPHFLYNTLDTIIWLAESGNPKEVVDMVKALSDFFRTSLNHGNGMFTLKEEERHVKSYLQIQHVRYQDILEYEIDLPDDIKDAIIPKITLQPIVENALYHGIKNRRGKGKISVTGMREGNDVVISIADNGAGMTPEQLNKITTLLNEGHAGGKVQKKMDSYGLYNVNQRIKLKFGNNYGLSISSVYGEGTCVKVRIPFGNSIP
- a CDS encoding response regulator, with the translated sequence MLKVFLVEDEFVVREGIKNNIDWAGEGFLFCGEAPDGEIAYKMIQKEQPDIIITDIKMPFMNGLELSRLVTKELPESKIIILSGHEEFTFAQEAIKIGVMEYLLKPISSVELMKVVKQVAQKIIKERMEKSNFERYKKEMEENEVYIKRRLFEDMIQGSLSTAQILERSKELGFEMSAPYYQIVLFKYSIGGKDENFSDELLGVVKDLKDINSKYHHIVFFDRAIEGIALIIKANSLEQLEEIRKKYFDEIKSLFSNHPEINYFGGVGSPVSRLTQLRESYESASLAFARRFILDENAIISSDELSDLIYEQDSPTINDFQLGNLDIKRVDGFLRNGEASEIQFFVEEFLKSINKTSKKSLLFKQYIFMNVYFTVLNFLKEIGREEVLTEESSTGMNEMKEVLMDFQKVKSYITRLLTIAIEQRDVIRTKRYHRMIEQAKEYINEHYADENISLNEVAAYVNISPSHFSTIFSREMGKSFIRYLTDLRMNKAKELLKCSDLRCSEISMAVGYKDPHYFSYLFKKEQNCTPKQYRNMKKDAV